The Microcella sp. genome includes the window GATGTGGAACGAGTCGCTCGTCACCGAACCGCCAGCCAGCTCGGCGTAGATGCGCGCGCCGCGCGCCATGGCGTGCTCTTTCGTCTCGAGCACAATGGCGGCAGCGCCCTCGCCGAGCACGAATCCGTCGCGGTCGACGTCGTAGGGGCGCGAGGCCGCAGCAGGGTCGTCGTTGCGCTTCGAGAGCGCCTGCATCGAGGCGAACGCCGCGATCGGCAGGGGGTGCACGACGGCTTCGGTGCCGCCGGCGACGACGACGTCGGCGAGGCCCTGCTGCAGGTGCTCGTAGGCGTTGGCGATGGCTTCGGTGCCCGACGCGCAGGCAGAGACGACGGTGCGGGCTCCGGCCCGAGCGCCGAGGCCCATGCTGATCGCCGCGGCGGCCGCGTTGGGCATGAGCATGGGGATGGTCATCGGCAGGACGCGCCGGGGGCCCTTCTCGCGCAGGGTGTCCCATGCATCGAGCAGGGTCCAGAGCCCGCCGATGCCGGTCGCGTAGTCGACGAGGATGCGTTCGGGGGCGACGTCGGGCGACCCGGCGTCAGCCCAGGCTTCGCGGGCCGCGATGAGGGCGAACTGCGCCGAGGGGTCGAGCCGCTTGATCTCTTGGCGCTCGAGCACGTCTTCGGGGCGCACTTTCGCCTCGGCGGCGAAGGTGACGGGCAGCTCGTGCTCGGCCACCCAGTCATGCTCGAGGGTGTGGGTTCCCGACTCCCCTCGCAGCAGGGCGTCCCAGCTCTCGCGAGCGGTTCCGCCGATGGGTGAGGTGGCACCGATTCCGGTGACGACGATCGTGGTCATAGCGTCAACTCTCTGCAGGTGGTGGTTCTGCGCGGGTTCGCCGGGGTCGCCGTGGTGGCCGACCCCGGGCGTTCCGCGCGTCGTGACGTCGGCTAGGCCGAGGCGTTCACGATGAAGGTGACGGCGTCACCGACCGTGGTCAGGTTCTTGACCTCTTCGTCGGGAATCTTGACGTCGAACTTCTCTTCGGCGTTCACGACAATGGTCATCATCGAGATCGAGTCGATGTCGAGGTCGTCGGTGAACGACTTGTCGAGCTCGACCGAGTCGGTGGCGATGCCCGTCTCGTCGTTGATGAGTTCTGCGAGTCCGGCGAGAACTTCTTCGGTGGACAGTGCCATGGTTATCTCCTTGTGGGTGTCGTATGACCGTGCATAATCCTAGGGCGGGCCGGGGCCGAGCGCAGTCGAGCGCGCGGATCACCGTCTGTTACGGCAACCGCACCACCTGGGCTCCGTAGACGAGGCCTGCCCCGAACCCGATCTGCAGGGCGAGTCCGCCGCTCAGTTCGGGATGCTCGTCGAGCAGCCGGTGCGTCGCGAGCGGTATCGACGCCGCCGAGGTGTTGCCGGTCGTGGCGATGTCGCGCGCGACCACCACGCTCTCGGGCAGCTTCAGCTGCTTGGCGAACTCGTCGATGATGCGCATGTTGGCCTGGTGGGGAATGAACGCGGCGAGCTGATCTGAGGTGATTCCGGCGGCGTCGAGCGCCTGCTGCGCCACCTTCGCCATCTCCCACACCGCCCAGCGGAAGACCGTCTGACCTTCCTGGCGCAGGGTCGGGTACTCGCCGTCGGGGTCGTCGAAGGCTTCTTTGAACGGCCTGTCCATGCCCACGGCATCCCACTTCGAGCCGTCTGAACCCCACACGGTGGTCGCAATGCCGGGGGTGTCGCTCGGCCCGACGATGGCGGCCCCGGCGCCGTCGCCGAGCAGAAACGAGATGGTGCGATCGGTGGGCTTGGCGTAGTCGCTGAGCTTCTCGGTGCCGACGACGAGCACATACTCTGCCAGGCCTGCGCGCACGAAGGCGTCGGCCTGGGCGATGCCGTAGGTGTAGCCGGCGCACGCCGCAGACACGTCGTATGCTGGGGCGGGTGCGGCCCCGATGCGCTCGGTCAGCAGCGCGGCGAGAGAGGGCGTCTGCACGGTGTTGCTGATCGTCGAGACGATCACTGCGCCGATCTGGGTGGGCGAGATGCCCGCGCGCTCGATGGCCTCTCGAGCGGCCGTCTCGGCGAGGTCGACCGCGTTGACCGATGCCGAGGCTCGCGTGCGGGTGATCACTCCGGTGCGCTGCCGAATCCACTCGTCGCTTGAGTCGATGGGCCCGGCGATCTCGTCATTGGTGACGATGAGGTCGCCGCGCGCGGCTCCGACGCTGTAGATGCGCGTGAACGGTGCGCCGACTGACTGCGTGAGCGTGGGCTGTGTCATGAGTTCTCCAGCATGTCGATGGCGGCGGCGAGGTCGTCGGGGCTCGTGACGGCGATGGTCGGCACTCCCTTGAGGCCGCGCTTGGCGAGGCCGACGAGTGCGCCTGCGGGCAGCAGTTCGATGATGCCGGTCACCCCCGCGTCGGCGAACGACTGCATGCACAGGTCCCAGCGCACGGGCGATGACACTTGACCGATCAGCAGGTCGACGAAGTCGGCGCCGACGTCGACGCGGCTGCCGTCGCGGTTGGTGTACAGGGGGATGCTCGGCTCACCCGGCACGACCGTCGAGGCCGCGCTGCGCAGGCGCTCGACCGCGGTGCTCATGTAGCTCGTGTGAAACGCGCCGGCGACCTGCAGCGGGATGACGCGAGTGCCCGGCACCGGTTCGGCGGCGAGGGCCGCGAGGTTGTTCAGCTCACCGGCGACCACGGTCTGGCCGCCACCGTTGACGTTCGCGGCATCGAGGCCGAGCTCGGTGAGCCGCGCAGCGAGCGCATCGGGGTCACCCCCGATGACGGCGCTCATGCCCGTCGGAACAAGCGCGGCAGCGTCGGCCATCGCTCGGCCGCGCTCGCCCACGAGGCGCAGGGCGTCGCGGTCGCTGAGCACGCCGGCGATCGCCGCTGCGGCGAACTCTCCCACCGAGTGGCCGGCGACGGCGCCGACACGGTCGCGTCGGCCGTCGAGCAATGCGGCAGCGCACAGGAGGCTCGCTGCGACGATGAGCGGCTGGGCGATGGCGGTGTCGCGAATGGTGTCGGCGTCTGACACCGTGCCGTGTTCGATGAGGTCGACTCCGGCCGCCTCCGAATACTGCGCCAGTCGGTCTCGGTGGGCGGGGTCGGCAACCCATGGCTGCAAGAACCCGGGCTTCTGAGACCCTTGGCCGGGGGCCACGACGACGATCATGAACTCAATCCTCCCAAGGTGGGGTGAGGGGTGCGGGTGGGGATGTCGTTGACAAACGTACAACGACGTTGTGGGCCTTCTACAGTCAGCGTCGGGCGGGCGGCTCGGGCTCCGCGATCGATCCGACGATCAGGGCGCACTGCAGAATCAGCGCCTCGCGCGCCCCGGTCGCATCCCAGCCGATCACTTCGCTGATGCGCTTCAGCCGATATCGCACCGTGTTGGGATGCACGAAGAGCTCGCGAGCAGTCGCCTCGAGGCTGCGACCGTTGTCGAGGTAGGCCCACAGGGTGACGAGCAGTTCGGGGTTGTGCGCCTTGAGCGGCTTGTAGATGCGGTTGATCAGGGTTCCGCGGGCGATCGGGTCGCCTGCGAGAGCCCGTTCGGGCAAGAGATCGTCTGCGAGTGTCGGTCGTGGGGCGTTCCGCCACGAGCGCGCGACCGCGAAGCCCGCGAGGGCTGCCTTGGCGCTCTTGCCGGCCTCGACCACGTCGGGAACCTCGGGCCCGAGCACGAGGTGGCCGGCGCCGAAGCTGGGCTCGAGCGCTTCGGCGATCTGCGCGAAGGTGTGCGCGTGCTCGAGCGGAGCATCCTGCTCTCCGCGAGGTGTCGCCCGGCCGATCACCACCACCAGGCGGCTGCCCTGCACGCCGATGAGCACGTCGGCGTCGACGTGCCGGGCCGTGCGGCGAATCTGGTCGACATCGACGATGCGCGGGGCGGTGCCGACGAGCACGCACACTTCGCCGTGACCGTTCCAGCCGAGCGCTGCGATGCGGCTCGGCAGCTCGTTGTCGTACTCTCCGCTGAGGATCGAGTCGACGACGAGAGCTTCGAGCCGGGCATCCCACAGCCCGCGTGCCTCAGCGGCGCGCGCATAGACGTCAGCCGCCGCGAAGGCGATCTCGCGACTGTAGAGCAGAATGCCGTGCCGCAGGTTCTCGTCGCGATCGCGCACGCGCTCTTCGACGACTTCGACGACGACACGGATGAGCTGCAGCGTCTGCTGCAGGCTGACCGAGCGCAAGAGCTCGCGCGGCGCTGCCCCGAACACGTCGGCGGCGATCCACGGCTGCGAGGTGGGGTCGTCGTACCAGCTGATGAACGAGGTGATGCCGGCCTGTGCGACGAGACCGACGGCAGATCGCCTGCTGGGGGGCATCGTGCCGTACCAGGGCAGTGTGTCGTCGAGTCGCTTGAGCGTCGCCGTCGCCAATTCACCCGAGATGTTGCGCAACCACTGCAGTGTCTGCGCTTTGGTCAGCTCTGCCACCGTGCTCCTTCGGTGAAGCGAGGGGGCGAGGCCCTCACGGCCGCCGCCCCCTCGACCGGTGCTATGACTCGCCGCCCGCTGAGCCGGTGGTTCCGGCCGTCACGTCGTAGAGACGGTACTTCTCGATCGCAGCGCCGACAGCGCTCGGGTCAACCTCACCGCGCCGCACCAGCTGCTGCAGGGTGCGCACCACGATCGACGGGCCGTCGATGGTGAAGAAGCGCCGAGCCGCGGGTCGGGTGTCGCTGAATCCGAAGCCGTCAGCGCCGAGCGTCGCGTAGTCGCCGGGAACGAACTGCCTGATCTGGTCGGGCACCGCGTGCATGAAGTCGGTGACGCCGATGAATGGCCCTTCAGCGTGCTGCAGCTTGCGCGTGACGTACGGCACCTTGGGCTCTTCGTGGGGGCGCAAGAAGTTGTGCTCGTCGACGGCGAGCCCGTCTCGACGCAGCTCGTTCCACGACGTCACGCTCCACACATCGGCGGCGACATTCCAGTCGTCGGCGAGCAATTGCTGGGCCTCGAGCGCCCACGGCACGGCGACGCCGGAGGCGAGAATCTGTGCCTTCGGGCCGATGACGGGGCTCTGCGCGAGCAGGTAGATGCCGCGCAGCACTCCGTCGACGTCGAGGTTCTCGGGTTCGGCGGGCTGCACGTTGGGCTCGTTGTAGACCGTCAGGTAGTACATGACGTTCGGCTCGGGGTGCGTCTCGCCGTACATGCGCTCAAGGCCGGCTCGCACGATGTGGCCGATCTCGTAGCCGTAGGCCGGGTCGTAGGTCACGACCGCAGGGTTGGTGCTCGCGAGCAGCGGCGAGTGCCCATCGGCGTGCTGCAGCCCTTCGCCCGTGAGCGTCGTGCGACCCGCCGTGGCGCCGATGATGAAGCCACGGGTCATCTGGTCGCCTGCCGCCCAGAACGCATCCCCCGTGCGCTGGAAGCCGAACATCGAGTAGAAGACATACACCGGGATGAGCGGCTCTCCGTGCGTCGAGTAGCTCGACCCGACGGCGGTGAAGGCGGCCACCGCTCCCGCCTCGTTGATGCCGGTGTGGATGATCTGGCCCTGCGGGCTCTCTTTGTAGGCCAGCAGCAGTTCGCGATCGACCGAGGTGTAGTGCTGCCCGTTCGGGTTGTAGATCTTCGACGTCGGAAAGTAGGCGTCCATGCCGAACGTGCGCGCTTCATCGGGAATGATCGGCACAATGCGGTGACCGAAGTCTTTCGACCGCAGCAGGTCTTTCAGCAGTCGAGCGAACGCCATGGTCGTCGCGACCTCTTGCTTGCCAGAGCCCTTCTTCACGACGTCGTAGGTCGAGGCGGGCGGCAGTGCGACCTGCGTGTACTTCGAACGGCGCTCAGGCACGAACCCGCCCAGCGCGCGCCGGCGCTCGAGCATGTACTCGATCGCCGGGTCGGTCTCGCCCGGGTGGTAGTAGGGCGGCTGGTACGGGTCGGCCTCGAGCTGAGCATCCGTGATCGGAATCCGCATCTCGTCACGGAACTGCTTGAGGTTGTCGAGCGTGAGCTTCTTCATCTGGTGGGTCGCGTTGCGACCCTCGAAGCTGGGGCCCAGGCCGTAGCCCTTGACGGTCTTCGCGAGAATCACGGTGGGCTGGCCCTTGTGCTCGCTCGCCGCCTTGAAAGCCGCGTAGACCTTGCGGTAGTCGTGGCCGCCGCGCTTGAGCTTCCAGATCTGGTCATCGCTGTAGTCGGCGACCATCGCCGCGGTGCGCGGGTCGCGCCCGAAGAAGTGCTCGCGGATGAACGCGCCCGACTCTGCCTTGTAGGTCTGGTAGTCGCCGTCGGGAGTGCGGTTCATGAGGTCGCGCAGCGCGCCCTCGTGGTCTTGGTCGAGCAGGGCATCCCATTCGCGCCCCCAGATGACCTTGATGACGTTCCATCCGGCACCGCGGAAGAAGCTCTCGAGCTCTTGAATGATCTTGCCGTTGCCGCGCACCGGGCCGTCGAGGCGCTGCAGGTTGCAGTTGATGACGAAGTTCAGGTTGTCGAGGCCGTCGTTGGCGGCGAGCTGCAGCGCTCCGCGGCTCTCGACCTCGTCCATCTCGCCGTCGCCCAAGAACGCCCACACCTGGGTGTCGTCGGCCTCGGCGATGCCGCGGTGGGTGATGTACTTGTTGAGCTGCGCCTGGTAGATCGCGTTGATCGGCCCGAGACCCATCGACACCGTCGGAAACTGCCAGAAGTCGGGCATGAGGCGCGGGTGCGGGTAGCTCGACAGCCCGCCGCCTGCGTGCGACTTCTCTTGACGAAAACCGTCGAGCTGCTGCGGGCTCACACGGCCTTCGAGAAAGGCGCGGGCGTACATGCCGGGGGAGGCGTGGCCCTGGTAGAACACCTGGTCGCCGCCGCTGGGGTGATCGAGACCCCGGAAGAAGTGGTTGTTGCCGACCTCGTAGAGGGCCGCGCTCGACGCGTAGGTCGAGATGTGCCCGCCCACGGCGATGCCCGGCCGCTGGGCGCGGTGCACGGTGATCGCGGCGTTCCAGCGAATCCAGGCGCGGTATCGGCGCTCGATCTCTTCGTCACCCGGAAACTCGGGCTCGTTCTCCGGCGCGATCGTGTTCAGGTAGTCGGTCGTCGGCACCATCGGCACGCCGAGGTGCAGCTCTTTCGACCGCTTGAGCAGGCTGAGCATGATCTCGCGACCGCGCTGCGGGCCGCGCTCGTGAACGACCGCGTCGAGCGACTCGTTCCATTCCGCCGTTTCTTCCGGATCTGCATCCGTGTGTTCGACCGAATACGGATCCTGGTCGTTGACCGTCACCCTTGACCTCTTCCTGGTGGTAGACAGAGTGTGTCGGCACGAGCGCGGCGGCCGGGTTGCGGCGCGCGATCGTACGAGCGATGTCGAGTCTAGTCACCCTGCCCCGTGCCTTCTGCGCGGGCCCGAGCGCACCGGAGGGCGCCCATGGCCGCTGACGCACTGATCGCCCCTGGGCAGTCTGCGCCCGACTTCGAGCTGCGCGATCAGTTCGGTCAGTCTGTCGCCCTCCGCAGCTTTCGCGACGCCTCTGCCGTGGCGCTCGTGTTCTTTCCCCTAGCCTTCACCGCCACCTGCACGAGCGAGTTGTGCGAGCTGCGCGACAACCTGGCGCTGTTCGACGGTGCGGGCGTGCGACTGCTCGGCATCTCGGTCGACTCGACGGCCACCCTGCGCGAGTTCGCCGACCGAGAGGGCTACACCTTTCCACTCTTGGCCGACTTCTGGCCGCACGGCGGCGTCGCACAGCGGTATGGCGCCTTTCTGCCCGACAAGGGGTTCGCGGCCCGCGCCACGGTGCTGGTCGACAACTCAGGACTCGTGCGCGCCTCGTTCTGTTCTCCACCCGGCGAGGCGCGAGAACTCGCGGCCTATCGTCAAGCGCTCGCGACGCTGTGAGTCGATCGTCCTGAGTTGTCAACGGTACGCTGGGGTCGTTGGGGCTCTTAGCTCAGCTGGTAGAGCGCCTCGTTTACACCGAGGATGCCGGGGGTTCGAGTCCCTCAGGGCCCACCCATCGAGCCGTCAGGCGAGGGGCGCTGCGAGAGTGGATTGCGCTGCCCGAACGGCGTCGACCCAGGCGCTGAGGGCGGGCCATTCGTGCGCCTCGACCGTGACGGCGATCGCTGGTCCGCGGCCGCCGCCCTGCGTGCTGATGACGGCCTTGTATCGATGGTGCTGGTCGGGGCCAGAGACTTCGACGATGGCAAGGGCGAGGTGCAGGCGGTAGGTGTCGTAGGCGTTCGCTGTGAACATGGCGACCTGATCACCGTCGAGCGACAGCACGGCCTGGCCGAGCACCACATCGTTTACTCGAACCCAGGCCATGCGGTGAGCGTAGCAACGGTGCATTCCCTTCGACCAGGGCCGACCCTGTCAGTGCACCTGCTTACGGTGGCAGTGTGCCGCAGAGTGTCGAGCAGTGGTGGGCGCGCCGTCAGTGTGTGACGGGCGAGCAGACCCCGTATGCGATCGGTCGCTATCGCGATGCGTGGGCTCCGTTCACCGTTCTCGTCGAGCAGTTCCGCCCGGAGCGCAACGGCGAGCTCGTGCTGTCGCAGATTCCGCCGGCGGCCGATGTCTACCTCGTCTGGGTGTGCTCGATCGGCCATGAGTTCGTTGCCACGCCGACTGAGCAGCGCTCTCGGCCGGGCCGCTCGCGCTCGTCTCGCTCGTGGTGCCCCGTCTGCGCCGAGCCTTCAGCCCTGCGGCCCGCGCGCCGCTGGCCGCCAGCCCCTGTCGTCGACAATTCAGGACAACGTGCATCCGTATCGCGTTCATCTCGCGTCCCAGCGCGCGTGGCCGGCACCGCACGGGATGTTCGTCCTGAGTTGTTGACACCGCAGGCGGCGCGGCGTGCGGCCCTGCAGGGTGCGCGGCCCGCGGCAGAGGTGCGCCCGGGTGAGGCGTTCGTGAGCGCGGCGGCCTCGCACGCGACCTCGGCCATGCAGGGCGAGTTGCGGCGGCTGCTCGAGAAGCGGCTCGATCTCGAGTTCGCGTTCACCGCCGTGCGCGTGCGCACCCCGTTCTTCGGCAAGCTCGAGGTGTGGCCCGACGTGATCGTCGCCGAGCTGGCAGTCGCGATCGAGCTCGACACCGTCGGGCGCAACGGCGACGAGCACGTCGGGCGGCGCGAGCGCTCTGACCGCCGCAAAGACCAGCTGCTGCGCGAGGTCGGGTGGCATGTCATCAGGCTGCGGTGCCGCCCGCTGCGCGCTCTCGGCCCCGACGATCTGGTGGTCGCGGGAGTATCGGCGTCAGCGGTCGACGCGCTCATCGAGCGCATCGGCGAGGTGCGTGGCGCGCTGCTCGTCGAGGCATACTGTCGCAGTGCCGGCGCGTAGCCCGGCGTGCGCCAGAATGAACAGCGTGTCGTCTGCCGTCTGGGCCCTCGTTGCCGCGTGTGTGCTGTGGGGCACGACCGGCACCGCCGCCACGTTCTTCTCGAGCGACGTCAGCCCGCTCGCGATCGGCGCGAGCACCATGGCGCTGGGCGGCGCTCTGCTATTCGCCACCAATCGCGGGCCATCGTGGGCGGTCATCCGCGACCGCTCGGCTCGTGCGTGGCTGCTCGCCGCCGCCGCGGGCATGGTCGCCTACCCGTTGGCCTTCTACGCGTCGATGAATCTCGCCGGCGTCGCGATCGGCAACGTCGTGTCGCTCGGCTCTGGCCCCCTCTTCGCGGCGGTGATCGAGTGGGTGGTGCACCGAGACCGGTTGACCTGGCGCTGGATGCTGAGCGCGAGCACCGCCATCGCCGGTGTCGCCCTGCTCGTCGCCGGCGGGCACGGCTCCGGCTCGCCCGTCGACCCGTCGGGCATTCCGCTCGGCGTCGCCCTCGGGCTCGTCGCGGGGGCGGGCTATGCGCTCTTCACCTTCGCCTCGGGAACGGTGATCAGGCGGGGCCACACGGGTCGCGCGACCATGGGTGCGGCGTTCGGCATCGCCGCGCTGCCGCTCGCCGTCGTGCTGCTCGTCACGGGTGCTCCGCTGCTTGGCAGCGCGCAGAACGTCGGCATCGCCGTCTATCTCGCGGTCGGGCCGATGTTCGTCGCCTACCTGTTCTTCGGCTGGGGCATCAGGGCGTTGCGCTCGAGCACCGTCACGGTGATCACGCTGCTCGAGCCCTTCGTGGCCACGCTGCTCGCGGTGGCTGTGGTCGGCGAGCGGCTCGAGCCGCTCGGCTGGGTGGGGCTCGCGCTCATCATTCTCGGAGTTGCCGTGCTTTCCTCGGCTCGGCAACCGCGTCAGGTGCCGTGACCGCCCTATCATCGGGGCATGGTCGAGGATGAGCTGCCGGTGAACGATGAGGGGCAGGGCGTGCCGCCCGAGGGTCCGCGCCGGTCGACCTTCACGCCGCCGCCTGCCGGGGTCAGCTACGACCCGGCGTCGACCGACGACGACGCCCTCGCGGGCGCGCTGTCGCAGCAGTTTCAGCGCTGGGCGCCTCCGACCGCGCCGACCGCCGCGCCTGAGCCGAGCGCCGCACCTGTGCCGAGTCCTCAGACTGAGCCGAGCGCCACACCTGAGCCGAGCCCTCAGCCTGAGCCCAGCGCCACACCTGTGCCGAGCCCCGTCGCCGAGTCGAGCAGTGAGTCTGTGTCGAGCCCCGCAGCCGACTCGAGCATCCCGCCGCCGCCTCAGCGGCAGTCGCTCACCGACGAAGAGCTGCTGGCTGCCGCCGACCTCGACGACCCTTCGCATGACACGGGCGCGCTGCTCGATCTCGTCGAGCGCGAGCTGCAGTTGCGGCAGCGGGAGGCCGAACGTCTCGCCGCGTGGGAGCAGACGGTGCGAGAGCAGGTCGGCCCCGACGCCGAGCAGCTGGTCTCAGAGGTGCGGTCGACCTTCACGGGCGTCGTGCCGATCGTCGCTCCCGTCGCCCCTGCGCCTCCGACCGTGGGTGCCCCGCCGCCCGAGCCTCCGCCGCCACCGATCGTGAGCGCTCCGAGCGGTCCAGAGCTCGATCTGGCACTCGCCGACGCGCCGCCGCCCTTCGGGGCCGCGGTGACCGCGGTTCCGCCGCCTCCGGGCTCGGTGCCCGCCCCGCCCGAGCTCGTTGAGCCGTCGATCCCTGACACGGGGTCGGTCGCGATCAGCGCCCCCACTGCGTTCGAGGCTCTGCTCGCAGCGGCCGATGCGCCGACCGGCGAGAACGACACCTCCAGCGCAGCAGCCGAGAGCCTCGAGCCGGCCGGTGACGTTCAGGGCGAGCCGTGGAGCCTCGGCGACACGGTCATCGAGCCCGTGCCGAGCGATGAGCCGACCGCCGTCGTCGACGAGCCGGCAGACCTCGATGCCGTCGAGGCCGAGCCGCTCGAGCCCGCTCGAGCACCGCGCGTCGAGCAGAGCGCTCTCGAGCCGACTCCGGCCGAAATGCGCACGGGTCGGTCGATCAGGCTCTTCTGGCTGTGGTTCGCGGTGAACGCCTCGGTGGTGAGCGTGGCGCTCGGCGCCGTGCTGCTCGGCATGGGCATGAGTCTGCGCCAGTCGATTCTGTCGGCGCTCATCGGCGTGGCCGTGTCGTTCTTGCCGCTCGGTCTCGGCACCCTCGCGAGCAAGTGGAGCGGCCAGCCGACGATGGTGGTCTCTCGAGCCACGTTCGGCACGGCGGGCAACGCGATTCCGGTACTGCTGGCGTTCGTCACCCGACTCGTCTGGGCGGGCGCCCTGCTCTGGCTGCTCGGCACCGGCGTGGCCGAGGTGCTCGTCGGCAGCGGTGTCGTCGACGGCGTGCCGATCTTCATGCTCGCGCTCATCGTCTCCGCCACCGGGCTCGTCATCGCCGCCGTGCTCGCCGGCATCGGGTTCCGCGCGATCGCGGCGCTCGGCGCGGTCGTGACCGCGCTGGGGGTCGTGCTCGTCGGTGGGCTCATCGCCCTCACGGTGCCCTATGTCGACCTGGGCGCGGCGCTGTCGCTCGCGGATGGCCCCTGGGTGCTCATGGCGAGCGGCGCCGTTCTCGTCTTCAGCGTGGTGGGCCTGGCGTGGGCGAACAGCAGCGGAGACATCGCGCGCTACCAGGCGAAGGCAACCTACGGCTCGTCTGCTGTGCTGTGGTCGGCGTTCGGGGCGACGATTCCCGCCTTCGCGCTCATCAGCTGGGGTGCGCTGCTCGCAGCCTCGAACCCGTTCGTGGCTGAGGGGCTCGTGTCGAACCCGGTCGACATCATCGCGCGCATGCTGCCGGTCTGGTACCCCGTGCCGCTCGTGCTCGCTGTCGGCCTGGGGCTGATTGCGGCCGCGACGCTCGCCCTCTACTCGGGAGGGTTCGCGCTGCTCGCGCTGGGCATCCGCAGTTCGCGCCCGGTCAGTGTGCTCATCGTCGTGATCGTGACCGGCGCCGTCACGGCGGGCCTCGCACTGCTCGTGGTCGAC containing:
- a CDS encoding beta-ketoacyl synthase, which gives rise to MTTIVVTGIGATSPIGGTARESWDALLRGESGTHTLEHDWVAEHELPVTFAAEAKVRPEDVLERQEIKRLDPSAQFALIAAREAWADAGSPDVAPERILVDYATGIGGLWTLLDAWDTLREKGPRRVLPMTIPMLMPNAAAAAISMGLGARAGARTVVSACASGTEAIANAYEHLQQGLADVVVAGGTEAVVHPLPIAAFASMQALSKRNDDPAAASRPYDVDRDGFVLGEGAAAIVLETKEHAMARGARIYAELAGGSVTSDSFHITAPDPEGSGAARAVLAALAQAGATPDEVSHINAHATSTPVGDIAEYNALERVFGDRVRQIPVSATKASTGHLLGGTGALEAVFTILALHERTAPPTINLDTQDEQIPLDIVTSPRALGDGPLLAISNSFGFGGHNSVVAFRSV
- a CDS encoding acyl carrier protein, translating into MALSTEEVLAGLAELINDETGIATDSVELDKSFTDDLDIDSISMMTIVVNAEEKFDVKIPDEEVKNLTTVGDAVTFIVNASA
- a CDS encoding beta-ketoacyl-ACP synthase III encodes the protein MTQPTLTQSVGAPFTRIYSVGAARGDLIVTNDEIAGPIDSSDEWIRQRTGVITRTRASASVNAVDLAETAAREAIERAGISPTQIGAVIVSTISNTVQTPSLAALLTERIGAAPAPAYDVSAACAGYTYGIAQADAFVRAGLAEYVLVVGTEKLSDYAKPTDRTISFLLGDGAGAAIVGPSDTPGIATTVWGSDGSKWDAVGMDRPFKEAFDDPDGEYPTLRQEGQTVFRWAVWEMAKVAQQALDAAGITSDQLAAFIPHQANMRIIDEFAKQLKLPESVVVARDIATTGNTSAASIPLATHRLLDEHPELSGGLALQIGFGAGLVYGAQVVRLP
- a CDS encoding ACP S-malonyltransferase is translated as MIVVVAPGQGSQKPGFLQPWVADPAHRDRLAQYSEAAGVDLIEHGTVSDADTIRDTAIAQPLIVAASLLCAAALLDGRRDRVGAVAGHSVGEFAAAAIAGVLSDRDALRLVGERGRAMADAAALVPTGMSAVIGGDPDALAARLTELGLDAANVNGGGQTVVAGELNNLAALAAEPVPGTRVIPLQVAGAFHTSYMSTAVERLRSAASTVVPGEPSIPLYTNRDGSRVDVGADFVDLLIGQVSSPVRWDLCMQSFADAGVTGIIELLPAGALVGLAKRGLKGVPTIAVTSPDDLAAAIDMLENS
- a CDS encoding CdaR family transcriptional regulator, with protein sequence MTKAQTLQWLRNISGELATATLKRLDDTLPWYGTMPPSRRSAVGLVAQAGITSFISWYDDPTSQPWIAADVFGAAPRELLRSVSLQQTLQLIRVVVEVVEERVRDRDENLRHGILLYSREIAFAAADVYARAAEARGLWDARLEALVVDSILSGEYDNELPSRIAALGWNGHGEVCVLVGTAPRIVDVDQIRRTARHVDADVLIGVQGSRLVVVIGRATPRGEQDAPLEHAHTFAQIAEALEPSFGAGHLVLGPEVPDVVEAGKSAKAALAGFAVARSWRNAPRPTLADDLLPERALAGDPIARGTLINRIYKPLKAHNPELLVTLWAYLDNGRSLEATARELFVHPNTVRYRLKRISEVIGWDATGAREALILQCALIVGSIAEPEPPARR
- the aceE gene encoding pyruvate dehydrogenase (acetyl-transferring), homodimeric type — translated: MTVNDQDPYSVEHTDADPEETAEWNESLDAVVHERGPQRGREIMLSLLKRSKELHLGVPMVPTTDYLNTIAPENEPEFPGDEEIERRYRAWIRWNAAITVHRAQRPGIAVGGHISTYASSAALYEVGNNHFFRGLDHPSGGDQVFYQGHASPGMYARAFLEGRVSPQQLDGFRQEKSHAGGGLSSYPHPRLMPDFWQFPTVSMGLGPINAIYQAQLNKYITHRGIAEADDTQVWAFLGDGEMDEVESRGALQLAANDGLDNLNFVINCNLQRLDGPVRGNGKIIQELESFFRGAGWNVIKVIWGREWDALLDQDHEGALRDLMNRTPDGDYQTYKAESGAFIREHFFGRDPRTAAMVADYSDDQIWKLKRGGHDYRKVYAAFKAASEHKGQPTVILAKTVKGYGLGPSFEGRNATHQMKKLTLDNLKQFRDEMRIPITDAQLEADPYQPPYYHPGETDPAIEYMLERRRALGGFVPERRSKYTQVALPPASTYDVVKKGSGKQEVATTMAFARLLKDLLRSKDFGHRIVPIIPDEARTFGMDAYFPTSKIYNPNGQHYTSVDRELLLAYKESPQGQIIHTGINEAGAVAAFTAVGSSYSTHGEPLIPVYVFYSMFGFQRTGDAFWAAGDQMTRGFIIGATAGRTTLTGEGLQHADGHSPLLASTNPAVVTYDPAYGYEIGHIVRAGLERMYGETHPEPNVMYYLTVYNEPNVQPAEPENLDVDGVLRGIYLLAQSPVIGPKAQILASGVAVPWALEAQQLLADDWNVAADVWSVTSWNELRRDGLAVDEHNFLRPHEEPKVPYVTRKLQHAEGPFIGVTDFMHAVPDQIRQFVPGDYATLGADGFGFSDTRPAARRFFTIDGPSIVVRTLQQLVRRGEVDPSAVGAAIEKYRLYDVTAGTTGSAGGES
- a CDS encoding peroxiredoxin, with amino-acid sequence MAADALIAPGQSAPDFELRDQFGQSVALRSFRDASAVALVFFPLAFTATCTSELCELRDNLALFDGAGVRLLGISVDSTATLREFADREGYTFPLLADFWPHGGVAQRYGAFLPDKGFAARATVLVDNSGLVRASFCSPPGEARELAAYRQALATL
- a CDS encoding EamA family transporter — protein: MSSAVWALVAACVLWGTTGTAATFFSSDVSPLAIGASTMALGGALLFATNRGPSWAVIRDRSARAWLLAAAAGMVAYPLAFYASMNLAGVAIGNVVSLGSGPLFAAVIEWVVHRDRLTWRWMLSASTAIAGVALLVAGGHGSGSPVDPSGIPLGVALGLVAGAGYALFTFASGTVIRRGHTGRATMGAAFGIAALPLAVVLLVTGAPLLGSAQNVGIAVYLAVGPMFVAYLFFGWGIRALRSSTVTVITLLEPFVATLLAVAVVGERLEPLGWVGLALIILGVAVLSSARQPRQVP